A stretch of the Amycolatopsis sp. BJA-103 genome encodes the following:
- a CDS encoding DUF6881 domain-containing protein, whose product MREMWHLRVAWLHEFADEPVEILSEVGADGYERRKVERFRDGRIGWADEKCEVGGTGLGEVPVPPLDEINAQQEFVATRIAGGEFERAWTQALSGQ is encoded by the coding sequence ATGCGCGAGATGTGGCACCTGCGGGTCGCGTGGTTGCACGAGTTCGCCGATGAACCCGTGGAGATCCTCAGCGAGGTCGGCGCCGATGGCTACGAGCGTCGGAAGGTGGAGCGCTTCCGAGACGGCCGCATCGGTTGGGCTGACGAAAAATGCGAGGTGGGGGGCACAGGCCTAGGTGAGGTCCCCGTACCACCCCTTGACGAGATCAACGCGCAGCAGGAGTTCGTGGCGACCCGAATCGCTGGCGGCGAATTTGAACGGGCATGGACACAAGCGCTCAGCGGGCAGTGA
- a CDS encoding cold-shock protein: MNEIISFPGEDDRHETLIADVARVLDSEAALTHLTDTDFAAAHEFLLSHVNEAIDFGRLLSDVVSRANDTQADGPKTRRGTVWTFNVDRGHGYIRPDDGGEDVYFDVRDAEGAMNVGQRVEFEDKAVVELAAPEEIPFWGPVRQVRIV, encoded by the coding sequence GTGAACGAAATCATCTCCTTTCCGGGAGAGGACGACAGGCACGAAACGTTGATCGCGGATGTCGCGCGCGTCCTGGACTCGGAAGCCGCCCTGACGCACTTGACCGATACTGACTTCGCCGCAGCCCATGAATTCTTGCTGTCCCACGTTAATGAGGCTATCGACTTCGGCCGCCTTCTCAGCGACGTTGTGTCGCGCGCGAACGACACCCAAGCCGACGGCCCGAAAACCAGGCGTGGGACTGTGTGGACATTCAACGTCGATCGAGGGCATGGCTACATCCGACCTGATGACGGAGGTGAGGACGTCTACTTCGATGTACGCGACGCTGAGGGGGCGATGAACGTCGGGCAGCGTGTTGAGTTCGAGGACAAGGCAGTGGTAGAGCTCGCAGCTCCAGAGGAGATACCGTTTTGGGGGCCCGTCCGCCAGGTCCGGATCGTTTAG
- a CDS encoding RNA polymerase sigma factor produces MHAVTALWSPLLCTQGATVSESLERSHRRTATADVYVKPVFEDFFRVELPRLIVFLVYQGAPSAAAEDAAQEAMVEAYRKWPEITTPRTWVRTVASRAWGRLLGSKGLPGELSNDAPHAAANAGPLEKVLQSEQHRDAIAAIQQLPARQRQVMAWTYDGFRPQEIAQILGITGDDVRANLYKARQTLRKTRGGAL; encoded by the coding sequence ATGCACGCCGTGACGGCTCTATGGTCACCATTGTTATGTACACAAGGAGCGACCGTGTCCGAATCTCTTGAGAGGTCGCACCGAAGAACGGCAACAGCTGACGTATACGTGAAACCGGTTTTCGAGGACTTCTTCCGAGTTGAGCTTCCACGCCTCATCGTCTTTCTCGTGTACCAGGGGGCGCCGAGCGCGGCAGCGGAAGACGCTGCGCAGGAGGCGATGGTCGAGGCTTACCGGAAGTGGCCGGAGATCACGACGCCCCGAACCTGGGTGCGAACGGTAGCCTCACGTGCATGGGGCAGGCTACTCGGATCCAAAGGCCTACCAGGCGAGCTGTCGAACGACGCACCTCATGCAGCGGCCAATGCCGGCCCACTCGAGAAGGTGCTCCAGAGCGAACAACACCGCGACGCAATCGCAGCCATCCAACAGCTCCCGGCTCGGCAGCGGCAAGTTATGGCATGGACATACGATGGATTCCGTCCCCAGGAGATAGCCCAGATCCTCGGGATCACAGGTGACGATGTCCGAGCAAATCTCTATAAAGCACGGCAGACCCTGCGGAAGACCAGGGGAGGTGCATTGTGA
- a CDS encoding site-specific integrase yields MWDTSQDDLRAYKRARRRTKGFTVSASTWNRFIAALDKWVKWAVHEELIEAQPFRVVEKTVLTPRGLVRVLFNAEREVDDSVGSVRFLAYEDYLVWRDVGLRGQLPDGSSDPSWRGRHGERSAVFADLLVCTGIRLREASSLLVTEVPPLAQRRYLGDQRPEPARDDHQAQPAEDGVRVAARAARPAPLPRHRA; encoded by the coding sequence ATCTGGGACACCAGCCAGGACGATCTGCGCGCCTACAAGCGGGCGCGTCGGCGGACGAAGGGTTTCACGGTGTCCGCGTCGACGTGGAACAGGTTCATCGCGGCGTTGGACAAGTGGGTCAAGTGGGCGGTGCACGAGGAGCTGATCGAGGCCCAGCCGTTTCGTGTGGTGGAGAAGACGGTGTTGACGCCCCGCGGGCTGGTAAGGGTGCTGTTCAATGCCGAGCGCGAGGTCGACGACAGTGTCGGGTCGGTGCGGTTTCTGGCCTATGAGGACTATCTGGTGTGGCGAGACGTGGGGTTGCGTGGCCAGCTACCCGACGGCTCGTCGGACCCGAGTTGGCGCGGTCGGCACGGCGAGCGCAGCGCGGTGTTCGCCGACCTGTTGGTCTGCACCGGGATACGGCTGAGGGAGGCGTCGAGCCTCCTGGTCACCGAGGTACCGCCGCTGGCGCAGCGGCGGTACCTCGGTGACCAGCGACCTGAACCTGCCCGCGACGATCACCAAGCACAGCCAGCCGAGGACGGTGTTCGTGTCGCGGCGCGTGCTGCGCGACCTGCACCACTACCTCGACATCGAGCGTGA
- a CDS encoding NADP-dependent oxidoreductase: protein MKALQFDRFGSPDVIVLRDVPQPEPGPGQIRIAVRACGLTPADWHVVDGLLADHLPPLPRGLGFEIAGTVDALGEGVDGVRIGDRVFGPATFEGPTAGAAEYALMPAWAPIPDGVTAEQAAALPMAAETAWRALDDLGVQPGELLLVHGAGTTVGEAAVRFALHRGIRVIATAGPTRTAALEEIGAQVTTYGEGMAERVSALAGGRIDRALDATPTGGRIDRADQPSPAGGSLPILIELTGDPDRVLSVSDFAAAADLGVRITTEIRYDQMDEFARLAGEGILAVPVARTYTLDQIQEAAELSQSRRPGGKLMLVL, encoded by the coding sequence ATGAAGGCTCTTCAGTTCGACCGGTTCGGTTCCCCGGACGTGATCGTGCTCCGCGATGTCCCACAGCCGGAGCCCGGACCCGGTCAGATCCGGATCGCCGTACGGGCGTGCGGCCTGACACCGGCCGACTGGCACGTCGTCGACGGTCTCCTCGCCGACCATCTGCCACCGCTGCCGCGCGGGCTCGGCTTCGAGATCGCGGGCACCGTCGACGCGCTCGGTGAGGGCGTCGACGGCGTCCGGATCGGCGACCGTGTCTTCGGCCCGGCCACCTTCGAGGGCCCGACGGCCGGCGCCGCCGAGTACGCGCTGATGCCGGCCTGGGCACCCATCCCCGACGGCGTCACCGCCGAGCAGGCCGCCGCGTTGCCGATGGCGGCCGAGACGGCGTGGCGCGCGCTCGACGATCTCGGCGTCCAGCCCGGTGAGCTCCTGCTCGTCCACGGCGCGGGTACCACCGTGGGTGAGGCGGCGGTGCGCTTCGCGCTGCACCGGGGCATTCGGGTGATCGCCACCGCCGGACCCACTCGGACCGCCGCGCTGGAAGAGATCGGCGCCCAAGTGACCACCTACGGCGAGGGCATGGCCGAACGCGTCAGCGCACTGGCCGGGGGCCGTATCGACCGCGCCCTGGACGCGACACCGACCGGCGGACGGATCGACCGCGCCGACCAGCCCAGCCCGGCCGGTGGCTCGCTGCCGATTCTGATCGAGCTGACCGGCGACCCCGACCGCGTCCTCAGCGTCTCGGACTTCGCCGCGGCGGCCGACCTGGGAGTCCGGATCACCACCGAGATCCGCTACGACCAGATGGACGAGTTCGCCCGGCTCGCCGGCGAAGGCATCCTGGCCGTACCGGTCGCCCGCACCTACACGCTCGACCAGATCCAAGAAGCGGCCGAGCTCAGCCAGTCCCGCCGCCCCGGCGGCAAGCTCATGCTCGTCCTGTGA
- a CDS encoding TetR/AcrR family transcriptional regulator: MPRWESDAQGRLERAALELFENQGFERTSVAQIADAAGLKERSFYRYFPDKREVLFAGNELEARLVAQVEATDPGLTPFEAVLTALRTAEEIFRPREFLLRRVRVIAANPALAERDLIKLADIADALAQALERRGVEPGKARFIIDVVLAIHRRAVSRWLAEPAASLSQLITQAADELREAVA, encoded by the coding sequence ATGCCGAGATGGGAATCCGACGCACAGGGCCGACTCGAGCGCGCTGCGCTCGAACTGTTCGAGAACCAGGGGTTCGAGCGCACCTCGGTCGCGCAGATCGCGGATGCCGCTGGTCTGAAGGAGCGCTCCTTCTACCGCTACTTCCCCGACAAGCGGGAAGTCCTCTTCGCCGGTAACGAACTCGAGGCCCGCCTCGTCGCGCAGGTCGAGGCGACCGACCCGGGCCTCACGCCGTTCGAGGCGGTACTGACCGCGCTGAGAACCGCCGAGGAGATCTTTCGCCCACGCGAGTTCCTGCTGCGCCGCGTCAGAGTGATCGCAGCCAACCCCGCACTGGCCGAACGTGATCTGATCAAGCTCGCCGACATCGCCGACGCGCTGGCACAGGCTCTCGAGCGTCGCGGTGTCGAGCCTGGCAAGGCACGCTTCATCATCGACGTGGTGCTGGCGATCCACCGTCGCGCCGTGTCCCGCTGGCTGGCCGAACCGGCTGCCTCACTCTCCCAGCTCATCACCCAGGCTGCGGACGAGCTGCGCGAGGCGGTCGCCTAG
- a CDS encoding class I SAM-dependent methyltransferase, translating into MPVTSESHTENDYDAFAEAYAAENGTSLINAYYARPAILDLAGDVSGRRILDAGCGAGPLFEALRDRGADMTGFDLSAKMVELARKRLGDDAALRVADIGKPLPFPDDEFDDVIAALVLHYLEDWAAPLAELRRVLKPGGRLILAVNHPLSFKLLYPEADYFATVKWSDEYSFNGQTAELTYWHRPLHAMTDAFTAAGFRTAVVSEPHPAPGARERFPEELAGKTAFLCFLFFVLEAA; encoded by the coding sequence ATGCCTGTCACTTCCGAGAGTCATACGGAGAACGACTACGACGCCTTCGCCGAGGCATACGCGGCCGAGAACGGGACCAGTCTCATCAACGCCTACTACGCGCGACCCGCGATCTTGGATCTCGCCGGGGACGTGTCCGGCCGCCGGATCCTCGACGCGGGCTGCGGGGCGGGCCCGCTGTTCGAAGCTCTGCGTGATCGAGGCGCCGACATGACCGGCTTCGACCTCAGCGCCAAGATGGTGGAACTGGCCAGAAAGCGGCTCGGCGACGACGCGGCCTTGCGAGTGGCCGACATCGGCAAGCCGTTGCCGTTTCCCGACGACGAATTCGACGACGTCATCGCGGCACTCGTCCTGCACTACCTGGAGGACTGGGCCGCACCGTTGGCCGAGCTCCGCCGCGTGCTGAAGCCCGGCGGCCGGCTGATCCTGGCCGTCAACCACCCGCTCAGCTTCAAGCTGCTTTATCCCGAGGCCGACTACTTCGCGACCGTCAAGTGGTCCGACGAGTACAGCTTCAATGGCCAGACAGCCGAGCTGACCTACTGGCATCGGCCCCTGCACGCGATGACCGATGCCTTCACCGCGGCCGGTTTCCGAACTGCCGTCGTCAGCGAGCCCCACCCCGCGCCGGGTGCGCGCGAGCGGTTCCCGGAGGAGCTTGCGGGCAAGACAGCCTTTCTGTGCTTCTTGTTCTTCGTCCTCGAGGCTGCCTAG
- a CDS encoding dienelactone hydrolase family protein, producing the protein MPTITAQIPTPDGQADAFAAFPEGGPHPAVLLYPDAFGPRPVLWKMARELADNGYYVLVPNVFYLHRPAPVFDLPEHITAEDRPALFGEIMPLVQAHTPERTLLDAEAFLGFLGDQPEVRPGSVAVIGYCMGAVLAMRTATAHPGKVAAVAGFHPGALVTDAPDSPHRQIPSLTAQVHLGLAENDMTPEAITEISQAFDAAGVGYSCEIYPGTVHGFTMADTDAFDPAGSQRHWERLLALLGSTLT; encoded by the coding sequence ATTCCCACCATCACAGCGCAGATCCCCACCCCGGACGGTCAGGCAGACGCCTTCGCAGCCTTCCCCGAGGGCGGTCCGCACCCGGCCGTCCTGCTCTACCCGGACGCCTTCGGGCCACGCCCCGTCCTCTGGAAGATGGCCCGCGAACTGGCCGACAACGGGTACTACGTCCTCGTCCCCAACGTCTTCTACCTGCACCGCCCGGCACCGGTGTTCGATCTTCCCGAGCACATCACCGCCGAAGACCGGCCTGCGCTCTTCGGCGAGATCATGCCTCTCGTCCAGGCGCACACCCCCGAACGCACCCTGCTCGACGCCGAAGCCTTCCTCGGCTTTCTCGGCGACCAGCCCGAGGTCCGTCCCGGATCGGTCGCCGTGATCGGTTACTGCATGGGCGCCGTCCTCGCGATGCGCACGGCGACCGCCCATCCCGGCAAGGTGGCCGCCGTCGCGGGATTCCACCCCGGTGCCCTGGTCACCGACGCACCCGACAGCCCGCACCGGCAGATCCCGAGCCTCACCGCCCAGGTCCACCTCGGTCTCGCCGAGAACGACATGACGCCCGAGGCCATCACCGAGATCAGCCAGGCGTTCGACGCCGCCGGAGTCGGCTACTCCTGCGAGATCTACCCGGGCACCGTCCACGGCTTCACCATGGCCGACACCGACGCCTTCGACCCCGCCGGATCACAACGCCACTGGGAGCGGCTGCTGGCCCTCCTCGGCAGCACCCTGACCTAA
- a CDS encoding cupin domain-containing protein has protein sequence MACGDGSTILPLTRRPGGIQAYKFVLPRGADDTEPDLRTHEGYDWVYVLDGKLRLVLGEHDLLLEPGEAAEFDTRTPHWFGATGAGPVEYLSLIGRQGERAHIRVGPKAPLSE, from the coding sequence ATCGCCTGCGGTGACGGATCGACCATCCTGCCGCTGACCCGCCGACCGGGCGGTATCCAGGCTTACAAGTTCGTCCTTCCCCGTGGCGCCGACGACACCGAGCCGGATCTGCGCACCCACGAGGGATACGACTGGGTTTACGTTCTCGACGGCAAGCTACGACTGGTCCTCGGCGAGCACGACCTCCTCCTCGAACCCGGGGAAGCCGCGGAGTTCGACACCCGCACCCCGCACTGGTTCGGCGCCACCGGCGCCGGCCCCGTCGAGTACCTGAGCCTCATCGGACGGCAAGGCGAACGCGCGCACATCCGCGTCGGTCCGAAGGCTCCGTTGTCCGAGTAG
- a CDS encoding class I SAM-dependent methyltransferase has protein sequence MTHGFDKEYWEEHWQRDGAGSPPNPHLVREVGELVPGTALDAGCGEGAEAIWLASRGWEVTAADISSAVLARAAERGTPERLRWIEADLSTWDPGMRFDLVTTHYAHPAMPQLEFYDRVAEWVAPGGTLLIVGHLHTHGGHGHGHHPPAEASATAAAITARLDEAAWEVVTAEEGQRTLPGRDAPLHDVVVRATRRR, from the coding sequence ATGACGCACGGGTTCGACAAGGAGTACTGGGAAGAGCACTGGCAGCGGGACGGCGCAGGCAGCCCACCGAATCCGCATCTCGTCCGCGAGGTCGGCGAGCTGGTGCCTGGTACGGCGTTGGACGCGGGCTGCGGTGAGGGCGCCGAAGCAATCTGGCTCGCTTCACGGGGTTGGGAGGTGACCGCCGCCGACATCTCGTCGGCGGTGCTGGCCCGCGCCGCCGAACGTGGCACGCCCGAGCGGCTGCGGTGGATCGAGGCGGACCTGAGCACCTGGGATCCGGGCATGCGGTTCGACCTGGTGACCACGCACTACGCGCATCCGGCGATGCCGCAGCTGGAGTTCTACGACCGCGTCGCGGAGTGGGTCGCGCCCGGCGGGACGCTGCTGATCGTCGGGCACCTCCATACTCACGGCGGCCACGGTCACGGTCACCATCCGCCCGCCGAGGCGTCGGCCACCGCCGCGGCGATCACGGCGCGGCTGGACGAGGCGGCCTGGGAGGTTGTCACCGCCGAGGAGGGCCAACGCACTCTTCCTGGACGAGACGCCCCGCTCCATGACGTCGTCGTGCGCGCGACTCGGCGCCGGTAG
- a CDS encoding TetR/AcrR family transcriptional regulator has protein sequence MAERKPRKDAVRNRAAVLAAADALFEDRASPEDITMADIAAAAGVGKGTLFRAFGDRTGLIRALYAARAEPVMAAAEAGPPPLGPDTPSRERIVALLDALLCFKLDNRPLALALEEGGSSSPYRAEHYERWHSLLRAVLEQIPGLTDGDFAAHALLAATRADLVEHLNGESRIPREEMRAQLANFVTRVLASGPLQVSTAEA, from the coding sequence GTGGCCGAACGCAAACCCCGCAAGGATGCGGTGCGCAACCGCGCGGCCGTGCTGGCGGCCGCCGACGCCCTCTTCGAGGACAGGGCCAGCCCCGAGGACATCACCATGGCCGATATCGCGGCCGCTGCCGGCGTCGGCAAGGGGACGCTCTTCCGCGCCTTCGGTGATCGGACCGGGCTCATTCGCGCCCTGTACGCGGCCCGGGCCGAACCGGTCATGGCCGCCGCCGAGGCGGGCCCGCCGCCGCTGGGGCCGGACACTCCATCCCGTGAGCGCATCGTCGCCCTGCTCGACGCGCTGCTCTGCTTCAAACTCGACAACCGCCCGCTCGCGCTGGCCCTGGAGGAAGGCGGGAGCAGCAGCCCGTACCGCGCCGAGCACTACGAGCGGTGGCACAGCCTGCTCCGAGCCGTGCTGGAGCAGATCCCCGGCCTGACTGACGGCGACTTCGCCGCCCATGCCCTGCTCGCCGCCACACGAGCCGACCTTGTCGAGCACCTGAACGGAGAATCGCGTATTCCGCGGGAAGAAATGCGGGCACAGTTGGCGAACTTCGTCACCAGAGTCCTGGCCTCCGGCCCGCTGCAAGTCTCGACCGCCGAGGCGTGA
- a CDS encoding nuclear transport factor 2 family protein has product MSEYVSPAELFRHGLQLMLAGNIPGWIDLWAEDGTMEFPFAPEGWPERLADRAAIAAYMRDYPDHIELHEFPHLEIHQTTDPETIVVEMRAIGRLKQTGNPFDMTYIAVVTAQGGRFTSYRDYWNPLAVLEPGVDFAGTTR; this is encoded by the coding sequence GTGTCCGAGTACGTTTCTCCGGCAGAGCTTTTCCGCCACGGCCTGCAGCTGATGCTGGCCGGGAACATTCCCGGCTGGATCGACCTGTGGGCCGAGGACGGCACGATGGAATTCCCCTTCGCCCCCGAGGGCTGGCCTGAACGACTGGCGGACCGGGCGGCCATCGCCGCCTATATGCGCGACTACCCCGATCACATCGAACTGCACGAGTTCCCCCACCTGGAAATTCACCAGACGACCGATCCGGAAACCATCGTGGTCGAGATGCGCGCGATCGGGCGCCTGAAGCAGACCGGAAATCCCTTCGACATGACTTACATCGCCGTCGTGACCGCCCAGGGCGGACGCTTCACCTCCTACCGCGACTACTGGAACCCGCTGGCCGTCCTGGAGCCCGGCGTCGACTTCGCGGGAACCACCCGATGA
- a CDS encoding NmrA family NAD(P)-binding protein codes for MTTKSTLVIGATGTTGSRTTAKLVADGHRVRAASRRTTPIPGAVPVGFDWYDSATHLAALDGVDRLYLVPPLGDADPGAVMLPFLRQARTAGVHRAVLLSSSAIPEGGPAVGTVHQVLPDLFEQWAVLRPSWFMQNFTGTHAHARSIRDEGVIWTATENGRVGFVDAEDIAAVAVRALTDEQAPNTDLVLTGPEALGHDDIATIITEVTGRPVVHRRLSYEQMRDRLTAEVPVEFAAILAGMDRAIAEGAEDRITDTVQRLTGRPPYTFRALVEREMRCSS; via the coding sequence ATGACCACCAAGTCCACCCTGGTCATCGGCGCCACCGGTACCACCGGCAGTCGCACCACGGCGAAACTGGTCGCGGACGGCCACCGCGTCCGGGCGGCCAGCCGGCGCACCACCCCGATTCCCGGTGCCGTACCGGTCGGCTTCGACTGGTACGACTCCGCTACCCACCTCGCAGCCCTCGACGGAGTCGACCGCCTCTACCTCGTACCACCCCTCGGTGACGCCGATCCCGGAGCGGTCATGCTGCCCTTCCTCCGGCAGGCCCGCACCGCTGGTGTGCACCGCGCGGTGCTGCTCAGCTCCTCGGCCATCCCCGAGGGCGGCCCGGCGGTGGGGACGGTGCACCAGGTCCTGCCCGATCTCTTCGAACAGTGGGCGGTACTGCGGCCCTCGTGGTTCATGCAGAACTTCACCGGCACGCACGCGCACGCCCGCAGCATCCGCGACGAGGGCGTCATCTGGACCGCCACCGAGAACGGCCGCGTCGGCTTCGTCGACGCCGAGGACATCGCGGCCGTCGCCGTACGCGCGCTGACCGACGAGCAGGCCCCCAACACCGATCTCGTCCTGACCGGACCCGAGGCACTCGGCCACGACGACATCGCCACGATCATCACCGAGGTCACCGGCCGGCCCGTCGTCCACCGCCGTCTGTCCTACGAGCAGATGCGCGATCGCCTTACAGCGGAGGTGCCGGTGGAGTTCGCCGCCATCCTGGCCGGCATGGACCGTGCCATCGCCGAAGGGGCGGAGGACCGCATCACCGACACCGTCCAGCGGCTCACCGGCCGACCCCCGTACACATTCCGGGCCCTCGTCGAGAGGGAGATGCGATGCAGCAGCTGA
- a CDS encoding MBL fold metallo-hydrolase, giving the protein MTAGTNQISDQLSVQVFGGPTALIDYGGLRLLTDPTFDEPGHYGRPDGRPGLTKTAPPSVSPADLGRVDAVLLSHDEHPDNLDNSGRELLAGVPLTLTTPSGAGRLGGTAKGLETWETVELTRPGGGTVTVTAAPALHGPEGAEKVTGDVVGFVLTAQDLPTVYVSGDNASLDAVRQVADRFGPVDAAVLFAGAPRLKPVLDGALLVLDSALAAEATRILGARVVVPVHIDSWEHFTEGRDDLVAAFTAAGLADRLHPGGL; this is encoded by the coding sequence ATGACAGCCGGCACGAACCAGATCAGCGACCAGCTCTCCGTCCAGGTCTTCGGCGGGCCGACCGCCTTGATCGACTACGGCGGCCTGCGGCTCCTGACCGATCCGACCTTCGACGAGCCCGGCCACTACGGAAGGCCTGACGGGAGACCCGGCCTGACCAAGACGGCACCGCCTTCGGTGAGCCCGGCGGACCTCGGCCGCGTCGACGCCGTCCTGTTGTCTCACGACGAGCACCCCGACAACCTCGACAACTCCGGTCGGGAACTACTGGCAGGCGTGCCGCTGACACTCACCACGCCCAGTGGTGCGGGCAGGCTGGGCGGCACCGCGAAGGGCCTGGAGACCTGGGAGACGGTCGAGTTGACCCGCCCAGGCGGAGGAACGGTGACCGTGACCGCCGCACCCGCGCTCCACGGTCCGGAGGGCGCGGAGAAGGTGACCGGCGACGTCGTCGGCTTCGTGCTCACCGCCCAGGATCTTCCGACGGTCTACGTCAGCGGCGACAACGCCTCGCTCGACGCCGTCCGCCAGGTCGCCGACCGGTTCGGCCCGGTCGACGCCGCCGTGCTCTTCGCCGGAGCCCCGCGACTGAAGCCGGTCCTCGACGGCGCGCTGCTCGTCCTCGACAGTGCCCTCGCCGCCGAAGCGACGCGGATCCTCGGCGCCCGCGTCGTCGTCCCCGTCCACATCGACAGCTGGGAGCACTTCACCGAAGGCCGTGACGACCTGGTGGCCGCGTTCACCGCGGCGGGCTTGGCCGACCGACTCCATCCCGGAGGGCTGTGA
- a CDS encoding CGNR zinc finger domain-containing protein, with the protein MVEPGAYHEDVHDNAGTDLDTAALPPAPGAEQYVALALANTAIALPGGQFTDLLGNPALATDWLVEHGLAPVDAGLQEMCAGLVRSLREQVRVLLASKSCSDPAPQSALNAVNDALSKAPTAELLRWDPVHGLHRIAPHPVTQIVEHALATLAANAADLLTGPDAERIAACGSAPCTRFFLRNGRRQWCSVRCGDRARAARAYARRSQHEPV; encoded by the coding sequence ATGGTTGAACCCGGCGCTTACCATGAGGACGTGCACGACAACGCCGGTACCGATCTCGACACCGCTGCCCTGCCGCCCGCGCCGGGCGCCGAGCAGTACGTCGCGCTGGCCCTCGCCAACACCGCGATCGCGCTGCCCGGCGGCCAGTTCACCGATCTCCTCGGCAACCCGGCCCTCGCGACGGACTGGCTCGTCGAACACGGACTCGCCCCGGTCGACGCCGGTCTGCAGGAGATGTGCGCGGGACTGGTCCGCTCACTGCGCGAACAGGTGCGCGTCCTGCTCGCCTCGAAGTCCTGCTCGGATCCGGCCCCGCAGAGCGCGCTCAACGCCGTCAACGACGCGCTGAGCAAGGCCCCGACAGCGGAACTGCTGCGCTGGGATCCGGTCCACGGGCTGCATCGCATCGCGCCGCATCCGGTCACCCAGATCGTCGAGCACGCGCTGGCGACGCTCGCCGCCAACGCCGCGGACCTGCTCACCGGCCCGGACGCCGAGCGGATCGCCGCCTGCGGATCGGCTCCGTGCACCCGGTTCTTCCTGCGCAACGGACGACGGCAGTGGTGTTCCGTGCGCTGCGGTGACCGGGCCCGCGCCGCCCGCGCCTACGCCCGGCGCTCCCAACACGAGCCGGTCTGA
- a CDS encoding TetR/AcrR family transcriptional regulator, whose protein sequence is MLTKKGAATRQRIIEAAADEIRESGVGAATLDDICRRSGTGKSQLFHYFPEGKEQLLMAVAEWEAARVIEDQQPYLGQLTSWEAWRQWRDVVIERYRRQGVHCPLGVLITEIGRHTPAAQAVTRQLLEQWQRQVEVGIENMRESGSISRDIDPVRASAALIAAIQGGVTILMSTGTADHLEAALDLYLDYLRIGALV, encoded by the coding sequence GTGCTCACGAAGAAAGGTGCCGCGACGCGGCAGCGGATCATCGAGGCCGCGGCGGACGAGATCCGCGAGAGCGGCGTGGGAGCGGCGACCCTCGACGACATCTGCCGTCGCAGCGGCACGGGCAAGAGTCAGCTCTTCCACTACTTCCCGGAGGGCAAGGAACAGCTGCTGATGGCCGTGGCCGAGTGGGAGGCGGCCCGGGTGATCGAGGACCAGCAGCCCTACCTCGGGCAGTTGACCTCGTGGGAGGCGTGGCGCCAGTGGCGTGACGTGGTGATCGAGCGTTACCGGCGGCAAGGGGTGCACTGCCCGCTCGGCGTGCTGATCACCGAGATCGGCAGGCATACGCCCGCCGCGCAGGCGGTCACCCGGCAGTTGCTCGAACAGTGGCAGCGCCAGGTCGAGGTGGGTATCGAGAACATGCGGGAGAGCGGCTCGATCAGCCGTGACATCGATCCGGTCCGCGCGTCGGCCGCGTTGATCGCCGCGATTCAGGGCGGGGTGACGATCCTGATGTCCACCGGAACCGCGGACCACCTCGAGGCGGCGCTCGATCTGTACCTGGACTATCTCCGTATTGGTGCACTCGTTTGA